Proteins from one Bacteroides mediterraneensis genomic window:
- the tilS gene encoding tRNA lysidine(34) synthetase TilS, with product MFARKVSQFIEEKHLFGRGDKVLVALSGGADSVALLRVLLQLGYACEAAHCNFHLRGEESVRDERFVRDLTGRLGVPLQVTHFDTKAYAASRGISIEMAARELRYGWFAERLRACGAKVVAVAHHRDDSVETFLLNLVRGTGIDGLQGIRPVNGEVVRPLLCVSRAEIVDYLSALGQDYVTDSTNLQDEFMRNKLRLHVIPLLETLNPSVSETIAETARRLSDVAVVYHKALEEARRRVMPDGETIDIPALCREPGAKNLLFELLHPMGFNAAQVDDVFRALHGEPGRMFHSREWTLLVDRDRLVRRPAGAETECLPELRQERMEVEPPFAVPRDNNKVVYVDAAAVQGELTLRKWRSGDKFIPFGMKGFKSVRNYLRDKKFSRFDKECQLVVCDGERVVWLVNERVDNRFRVTSETRFVIKLSIKSV from the coding sequence ATGTTTGCAAGGAAAGTCAGTCAGTTTATCGAAGAGAAGCACTTGTTTGGCCGGGGCGACAAGGTGCTGGTGGCGCTGAGCGGCGGGGCCGACTCGGTGGCATTGCTGCGGGTGTTGCTCCAGCTGGGGTATGCGTGCGAGGCGGCTCATTGTAACTTTCACCTCCGCGGGGAGGAGTCGGTGCGCGACGAGCGGTTTGTGCGCGACCTGACCGGAAGGCTGGGGGTACCGTTGCAGGTGACGCACTTCGATACGAAGGCGTATGCGGCTTCGCGGGGCATATCCATCGAGATGGCGGCGCGGGAACTGCGTTACGGCTGGTTTGCCGAACGGCTCCGGGCCTGCGGGGCGAAGGTGGTGGCAGTGGCCCATCACCGCGACGACAGTGTGGAGACGTTCCTGCTCAACCTGGTGCGGGGCACGGGCATTGACGGCTTGCAGGGCATCCGTCCCGTGAACGGCGAGGTGGTGCGTCCGCTCTTGTGCGTGAGCCGGGCGGAGATAGTGGACTATCTTTCTGCGCTGGGACAGGATTATGTGACCGACAGCACGAACCTGCAGGACGAGTTCATGCGCAACAAGCTCCGGCTGCACGTCATTCCGTTGCTGGAAACCCTTAACCCTTCGGTCAGCGAGACAATTGCCGAGACGGCCCGGCGCCTGTCCGACGTGGCAGTGGTGTATCACAAGGCCCTGGAAGAGGCCCGGCGGCGGGTGATGCCCGACGGGGAGACCATCGACATTCCGGCCTTGTGCCGCGAACCGGGGGCGAAGAACCTGCTGTTCGAACTGCTGCATCCGATGGGCTTCAATGCGGCGCAGGTGGACGATGTGTTTCGGGCGTTGCACGGGGAGCCGGGCCGGATGTTCCATAGCCGGGAGTGGACATTGCTGGTAGACCGTGACCGGCTGGTGCGCCGTCCGGCAGGAGCGGAAACGGAATGCTTGCCGGAACTGCGGCAGGAACGGATGGAGGTGGAGCCTCCGTTTGCGGTGCCGCGGGATAATAATAAGGTGGTGTACGTGGATGCGGCGGCTGTGCAGGGCGAACTGACCTTGCGGAAATGGCGGTCGGGCGACAAGTTCATACCCTTCGGCATGAAGGGCTTCAAGTCGGTGCGTAACTATTTGCGCGACAAAAAGTTCTCCCGTTTCGACAAGGAGTGCCAGCTGGTGGTATGCGACGGGGAACGTGTGGTGTGGCTGGTCAATGAACGGGTGGATAATCGCTTCCGGGTGACCTCGGAAACACGATTTGTCATAAAACTGTCCATAAAGTCTGTATAA
- a CDS encoding histone H1, translating into MNELIAKIKELNAALVADAELQAEKGNKAAGTRARKASLELEKVLKEFRKVSLEESKK; encoded by the coding sequence ATGAACGAATTAATTGCAAAAATCAAAGAATTGAATGCTGCTTTGGTAGCTGATGCTGAATTGCAGGCAGAAAAAGGTAACAAAGCTGCAGGAACTCGTGCCCGCAAGGCATCCTTGGAGTTGGAAAAAGTTTTGAAAGAATTTAGAAAGGTATCTCTGGAAGAGTCAAAAAAATAA
- the feoB gene encoding ferrous iron transport protein B codes for MKLSELKTGEKGVIIKVLGHGGFRRRIIEMGFIKGKTVEVVLNAPLKDPIKYKIMGYEVSLRRQEADMIEIVSEEEARRTMETDTYHEPISQGIPVSDEVMRNIAQGKRRTINVALVGNPNCGKTSLFNVASGGHEHVGNYSGVTVDAKEGFFDFQGYHFRLIDLPGTYSLSAYSPEELYVRKHIIEETPDVIINVVDAGNLERNLYLTTQLIDMNVRMVIALNMYDALQHSGNQLNYHKLSELLGVPIVPTISRTGEGIDNLFHVIIGLYEGIDFMGQKDEIKNEILREFREWHDAYVPDHKYKGAEDNFTAKGFIRHIHINHGPEIERSIDAVKKEISKNENIRHKYSTRFLAIKLLENDKDIETRVIAPLPNGKEILAARDKEAERLRQLGNDDSEQCIADAKYGFISGALKETFTQTNHDTETFTRVVDSIVTNRFWGYPIFFIFLYIMFEGTFVLGEYPQRLIEWLVALIGQGAEKFLSPGPLKDMIVDGIIGGVGGVIVFLPNILLLYFFISFMEDSGYMARAAFIMDKIMHKMGLHGKSFIPLIMGFGCNVPAIMTSRIIESRKARLVTMLVNPLMSCSARLPIYLVLIGAFFPGKASLILLSIYAIGILLAVLMARIFTKFLVKGDDTPFVMELPPYRMPTAKVVLRHTWEKGKQYLKKMGGIIMVASIIIWFLGYYPNHDAYATQAEQQENSYIGQLGKAIEPVIEPLGFDWKMGIGILSGVGAKELIVSTLSVLYTNDGDIDSVNLSERIPITPLVAYCYMLFVLIYFPCIATLAAIHQESRSWKWPVFAAAYTTVLAWIVAFAVHQIGSLFI; via the coding sequence ATGAAACTTTCGGAATTGAAAACAGGTGAGAAAGGCGTCATTATCAAGGTCCTCGGACACGGAGGATTCCGGCGCCGCATCATCGAAATGGGGTTCATCAAGGGAAAGACCGTAGAAGTGGTGCTCAACGCCCCGCTCAAAGACCCCATCAAATATAAAATCATGGGCTATGAAGTCTCCCTCCGCCGGCAGGAAGCCGACATGATTGAAATTGTCAGCGAAGAGGAAGCCCGGCGCACGATGGAGACCGACACCTACCATGAGCCCATCTCACAAGGCATCCCCGTGAGCGACGAGGTGATGCGCAACATCGCACAAGGAAAACGACGCACCATCAACGTGGCGCTGGTGGGCAACCCCAACTGCGGAAAAACCTCGCTCTTCAACGTGGCCTCGGGCGGACACGAGCACGTGGGCAACTACAGCGGCGTGACCGTGGATGCGAAGGAAGGCTTCTTCGACTTCCAAGGCTATCACTTCCGCCTCATCGACCTGCCGGGCACATACTCTCTCTCGGCCTACAGTCCGGAAGAGCTCTACGTGCGCAAGCACATCATCGAGGAGACCCCGGATGTGATTATCAACGTGGTGGATGCAGGCAACCTGGAACGCAACCTCTACCTCACCACCCAGCTCATCGACATGAACGTGCGCATGGTCATCGCCCTCAACATGTACGATGCCTTGCAGCACAGCGGCAACCAGCTGAACTACCACAAGCTGAGCGAACTGCTGGGCGTGCCCATCGTGCCGACCATCAGCCGCACGGGCGAAGGCATCGACAACCTGTTCCACGTGATTATCGGCCTGTATGAAGGCATCGACTTCATGGGACAGAAAGACGAAATCAAGAACGAAATCCTCCGCGAGTTCCGCGAATGGCACGATGCCTACGTGCCCGACCACAAATACAAAGGAGCGGAAGACAACTTCACGGCCAAAGGCTTCATCCGCCACATCCACATCAACCACGGACCGGAAATCGAACGGAGCATCGACGCCGTGAAGAAGGAAATCAGCAAGAACGAGAACATCCGCCACAAATACTCCACCCGTTTCCTGGCCATCAAGCTGCTGGAAAACGACAAGGACATCGAGACGCGCGTCATCGCCCCGCTGCCCAACGGCAAGGAGATTCTGGCGGCCCGCGACAAGGAGGCGGAGCGCCTGCGACAGCTGGGCAACGACGACAGCGAGCAGTGCATCGCCGATGCCAAGTATGGTTTCATCTCGGGTGCCCTGAAGGAGACCTTCACGCAGACCAACCACGACACGGAGACCTTCACGCGGGTGGTGGACAGCATCGTGACCAACCGCTTCTGGGGCTACCCCATCTTCTTCATCTTCCTGTACATCATGTTCGAGGGTACCTTCGTGCTGGGTGAATACCCGCAGCGACTCATCGAATGGCTGGTCGCCCTCATCGGACAAGGAGCCGAAAAATTCCTCAGTCCGGGCCCGCTGAAAGACATGATTGTGGACGGCATCATCGGCGGTGTGGGAGGCGTCATCGTGTTCCTGCCCAACATCCTGCTGCTCTACTTCTTCATCTCGTTCATGGAAGACTCCGGCTACATGGCCCGTGCCGCCTTCATCATGGATAAAATCATGCACAAGATGGGACTCCACGGCAAGTCGTTCATCCCCCTCATCATGGGCTTCGGCTGCAACGTGCCGGCCATCATGACGTCGCGCATCATCGAGAGCCGCAAGGCCCGGCTGGTCACCATGCTGGTGAACCCGCTCATGTCGTGCAGTGCCCGTCTGCCCATCTATCTGGTGCTGATTGGGGCCTTCTTCCCGGGCAAGGCCAGCCTCATCCTGCTGTCCATCTACGCCATCGGCATCCTGCTGGCCGTACTCATGGCCCGCATCTTCACCAAGTTCCTGGTGAAAGGTGACGACACGCCCTTCGTGATGGAACTCCCGCCCTACCGCATGCCGACGGCCAAGGTCGTGCTGCGCCACACGTGGGAGAAAGGAAAGCAATACCTCAAAAAGATGGGCGGCATCATCATGGTGGCTTCCATCATCATCTGGTTCCTGGGTTACTATCCGAACCACGATGCTTACGCCACACAAGCCGAACAGCAGGAGAACTCCTACATCGGCCAGCTGGGAAAGGCCATCGAGCCGGTCATCGAGCCGCTGGGATTCGACTGGAAGATGGGCATCGGTATCCTGTCGGGCGTAGGCGCCAAGGAACTGATTGTAAGTACACTGAGCGTGCTCTACACCAACGACGGCGACATCGACTCGGTGAACCTCTCCGAGCGTATTCCCATCACACCGCTCGTGGCCTACTGCTACATGCTGTTCGTGCTGATTTATTTCCCGTGCATCGCCACCCTGGCCGCCATCCATCAGGAGTCGCGCAGCTGGAAATGGCCCGTCTTTGCCGCGGCCTACACTACCGTGCTGGCCTGGATTGTCGCCTTTGCGGTGCACCAGATAGGAAGTTTGTTCATTTAA
- a CDS encoding AAA family ATPase has translation MKLQKLIIENIASIEKACIDFAHGPLGEDSIFLICGPTGAGKSTLLDAVCLALYNTTPRLKQAANERYQDENDSFSGQTEGVSIDDSRMLMRRDSVSAQVELWFTDAAGEALRAVWSVARARNKAGGKIQKVVWTLSLQDGTPLTNKSTETRAEIERRIGLTFEQFCRTTLLAQGEFTKFLKSKEEEKSNILEKLTGTEIYSRISREIYVMKTEKEAELQELKAQTGGIVLLGDEELAALQAEQTQVTAETTALRKELKQWQDLRKWMTDEQKLVLAQEEAGKALQAVTERVESEGYRRNKALLEDWDRTADVRFQWIEQATLQQRIRTSEEELARLAQKYHALNGEYVRLERVRDRSRKELAACEDFLAGVQEKVPVYEAAQSLTALSDQIRRSLQVTEDYRKEQDRKGAEQRKMAEARQKAAAAYEEARKIEEKKQAEVTACRTQLEALQPEKLRREKQAADTRLGDWKALREALALRMEKEKAWLEVQQNRKALQDEGRRQQQAVEELKAQAEAYRREKEEVQQVYDKQQMACTDWAREARAQLSKGDVCPVCGRPVEEDLENEAHFVSLLEPVRVLLAEKARRTEEALAALARAEAEVRALTRQEAMEAKKETAAEVAFRQAEAAVKQQPLVAAVTETADGMAQVEQALQAQQEVCARLDAQWQQAEELQQRLNGLTKAREALTADREQWHRKVEEADKAVSRLEAELRMLEEALARERLTVSQCMEKGEVLVTFVPWKADWQTGREEFITRLQEEVARYAERQKEKERLAHQVESLTGQQNQVEEIRLSIWTVCPAWNETDGEAVPDGPCPEGLPARWNALHAAVLSVCQALQTSRKLAEEKRAGVEAFLAAHPEISGEYLEKLVGLEVEKVQTARRTLQKLDNELAACRAEKERVARELEGHRAQRPQNREAVTPEVVEETMARREEALTAKVSRLGAIAQVLAHQEEGLQRIRKLKEQIEAKQKEVDSWAGVAALFGSADGKKFRNIAQSYVLRQLLAGANHYLSRLTDRYRMECPPGGLTILLRDEYQGGVKRPTSTISGGESFLVSLALALGLSSLNRKSLSVDVLFIDEGFGTLDSDYLNTVMESLERLHQIGGKKVGIISHVEALRERIATQIHVERVNHTLSRVEVVSRE, from the coding sequence AGCATCGACGATTCCCGCATGCTGATGCGGCGCGACAGTGTGTCGGCGCAGGTGGAACTGTGGTTCACGGATGCCGCGGGGGAGGCCCTGCGGGCGGTGTGGAGCGTGGCAAGGGCGCGCAACAAGGCGGGTGGAAAAATCCAGAAAGTGGTGTGGACCCTTTCCTTGCAGGACGGTACCCCGCTCACCAACAAGTCGACGGAGACGCGGGCGGAGATTGAACGGCGCATCGGCCTCACCTTCGAGCAGTTCTGCCGGACCACGCTGCTGGCGCAGGGAGAGTTCACCAAGTTCCTCAAGAGCAAGGAGGAAGAGAAATCGAACATCCTGGAGAAACTCACGGGCACGGAAATCTATTCGCGCATCAGCCGGGAAATTTATGTGATGAAGACCGAAAAAGAGGCCGAGTTGCAGGAACTGAAGGCACAGACGGGCGGCATCGTGCTGTTGGGCGACGAAGAGCTGGCGGCGTTGCAGGCGGAACAGACGCAGGTGACGGCAGAGACCACGGCACTCCGCAAGGAACTGAAGCAATGGCAGGATTTGCGGAAATGGATGACCGACGAGCAAAAGCTGGTACTGGCACAGGAGGAGGCCGGAAAGGCGCTCCAGGCCGTGACGGAACGGGTGGAGTCGGAAGGCTACAGGCGCAACAAGGCGTTGTTGGAAGATTGGGACCGTACGGCCGACGTGCGTTTCCAGTGGATCGAGCAGGCGACTTTGCAGCAGCGCATTCGCACGTCGGAAGAGGAGCTGGCCCGGCTGGCCCAGAAATATCATGCCCTGAACGGGGAATATGTCCGGCTGGAGCGGGTGCGCGACCGCAGCCGGAAGGAACTGGCGGCGTGTGAGGACTTCCTCGCCGGGGTGCAGGAAAAAGTGCCGGTGTACGAGGCGGCACAGTCGCTCACGGCCTTGTCCGACCAGATTCGGCGGTCGCTTCAGGTGACGGAGGATTACCGGAAGGAACAGGACCGCAAGGGAGCGGAGCAACGGAAGATGGCCGAGGCACGTCAGAAGGCTGCGGCGGCGTATGAGGAAGCCCGGAAGATAGAAGAAAAGAAACAGGCGGAAGTCACGGCTTGCCGCACGCAGCTGGAGGCCTTGCAGCCGGAGAAGCTCCGGCGGGAGAAGCAGGCAGCCGATACTCGGTTGGGCGACTGGAAGGCGTTGCGGGAGGCACTGGCGCTCCGGATGGAGAAGGAAAAGGCCTGGCTGGAGGTGCAGCAGAACCGGAAGGCTTTGCAGGACGAGGGCCGTCGGCAGCAGCAGGCGGTGGAGGAACTGAAAGCACAGGCCGAGGCGTACCGCAGGGAAAAGGAGGAAGTGCAGCAGGTGTACGACAAGCAGCAGATGGCGTGTACGGACTGGGCGCGGGAGGCACGTGCCCAGCTGTCGAAAGGCGATGTGTGTCCGGTCTGTGGCCGTCCGGTGGAGGAGGACCTGGAGAATGAGGCTCACTTTGTGTCGTTGCTGGAGCCGGTACGTGTCTTGCTGGCGGAAAAGGCCCGCCGGACGGAAGAGGCTCTGGCGGCCTTGGCCCGGGCCGAGGCAGAGGTGCGTGCCCTGACGCGGCAGGAAGCCATGGAAGCGAAGAAGGAAACGGCGGCAGAAGTGGCTTTCCGGCAGGCGGAGGCGGCGGTGAAGCAGCAGCCACTGGTGGCCGCGGTGACGGAGACAGCCGACGGGATGGCGCAGGTGGAACAGGCGTTACAGGCACAGCAGGAGGTTTGTGCCCGGCTGGATGCCCAGTGGCAGCAGGCCGAGGAACTGCAGCAGCGGTTGAACGGGCTGACCAAGGCACGCGAGGCGCTGACCGCCGACCGGGAGCAGTGGCACCGGAAGGTGGAGGAGGCCGACAAGGCCGTGTCCCGCTTGGAAGCGGAACTCCGTATGCTGGAGGAAGCCCTCGCGCGGGAGCGGCTCACCGTTTCCCAGTGTATGGAGAAAGGGGAGGTGCTGGTGACTTTTGTTCCCTGGAAAGCTGACTGGCAGACCGGCCGGGAGGAGTTCATCACCCGCTTGCAGGAGGAAGTGGCCCGTTATGCGGAACGGCAGAAAGAGAAGGAAAGACTTGCGCATCAGGTGGAGTCGCTCACGGGGCAGCAGAATCAGGTGGAGGAGATACGGCTGTCCATCTGGACGGTGTGTCCGGCCTGGAATGAGACAGACGGGGAGGCGGTGCCCGACGGTCCGTGTCCCGAGGGGCTTCCGGCCCGGTGGAATGCCTTGCACGCGGCGGTGCTTTCCGTCTGTCAGGCTTTGCAGACTTCCCGCAAGCTGGCGGAAGAAAAGAGGGCGGGCGTAGAAGCCTTCCTGGCGGCCCATCCGGAAATCTCGGGCGAATACCTGGAGAAGCTGGTGGGGCTGGAGGTGGAGAAAGTGCAGACGGCCCGCCGTACCTTGCAGAAACTGGACAACGAACTGGCTGCGTGCCGGGCGGAAAAAGAGCGGGTGGCCCGCGAACTGGAGGGGCATCGGGCGCAGCGTCCGCAGAATAGGGAGGCGGTGACGCCGGAGGTCGTGGAAGAAACGATGGCCCGCCGGGAGGAAGCGCTGACGGCGAAGGTGTCCCGTCTGGGGGCCATTGCGCAGGTTTTGGCGCATCAGGAAGAGGGCTTGCAGCGCATCCGGAAACTCAAGGAGCAGATAGAGGCCAAGCAGAAGGAAGTGGACAGTTGGGCGGGAGTGGCTGCCCTCTTCGGCAGTGCCGACGGGAAGAAGTTCCGCAACATCGCCCAGAGTTATGTGCTCCGCCAGTTGCTGGCCGGGGCCAACCATTACCTGAGCCGCCTGACCGACCGCTACCGGATGGAGTGTCCGCCGGGGGGACTGACCATCCTGTTGCGCGACGAGTACCAGGGTGGGGTGAAGCGTCCCACTTCCACCATTTCGGGTGGAGAGAGTTTTCTGGTGTCGCTGGCGCTGGCCTTGGGACTGTCGTCGCTCAACCGGAAGAGTCTGTCGGTGGATGTGCTTTTCATCGACGAGGGGTTCGGCACGCTGGACAGCGACTACCTGAACACGGTGATGGAGTCGCTCGAAAGGCTGCACCAGATTGGCGGCAAGAAGGTGGGCATCATCAGTCACGTGGAGGCTCTGCGCGAACGGATTGCCACGCAGATTCACGTGGAGCGGGTGAACCATACACTGAGCCGCGTGGAGGTGGTGAGCCGGGAGTAA